The following proteins are co-located in the Gorilla gorilla gorilla isolate KB3781 chromosome 7, NHGRI_mGorGor1-v2.1_pri, whole genome shotgun sequence genome:
- the CTHRC1 gene encoding collagen triple helix repeat-containing protein 1, with protein sequence MRRQGPAASPQRLRGLLLLLLLQLPAPSSASEIPKGKQKAQLRQREVVDLYNGMCLQGPAGVPGRDGSPGANGIPGTPGIPGRDGFKGEKGECLRESFEESWTPNYKQCSWSSLNYGIDLGKIAECTFTKMRSNSALRVLFSGSLRLKCRNACCQRWYFTFNGAECSGPLPIEAIIYLDQGSPEMNSTINIHRTSSVEGLCEGIGAGLVDVAIWVGTCSDYPKGDASTGWNSVSRIIIEELPK encoded by the exons ATGCGACGCCAGGGCCCCGCCGCCTCCCCGCAGCGGCTCCGCGGCctcctgctgctcctgctgctgcagctgcccGCGCCGTCGAGCGCCTCTGAGATCCCCAAGGGGAAGCAAAAGGCGCAGCTCCGGCAGAGGGAGGTGGTGGACCTG TATAATGGAATGTGCTTACAAGGGCCAGCAGGAGTGCCTGGTCGAGACGGGAGCCCTGGGGCCAATGGCATTCCGGGTACACCTGGGATCCCAGGTCGGGATGGATTCAAAGGAGAAAAGGGGGAATGTTTGAGGGAAAGCTTTGAGGAGTCCTGGACACCCAACTACAAGCAGTGTTCATGGAGTTCATTGAATTATGGCATAGATCTTGGGAAAATTGCG GAGTGTACATTTACAAAGATGCGTTCAAATAGTGCTCTAAGAGTTTTGTTCAGTGGCTCACTTCGGCTAAAATGCAGAAATGCATGCTGTCAGCGTTGGTATTTCACATTCAATGGAGCTGAATGTTCAGGACCTCTTCCCATTGAAGCTATAATTTATTTGGACCAAGGAAGCCCTGAAATGAATTCAACAATTAATATTCATCGCACTTCTTCTG TGGAAGGACTTTGTGAAGGAATTGGTGCTGGATTAGTGGATGTTGCTATCTGGGTTGGTACTTGTTCAGATTACCCAAAAGGAGATGCTTCTACTGGATGGAATTCAGTTTCTCGCATCATTATTGAAGAACTACCAAAATAa